TTCCGTCACAGTGTAATGGAGTTGTGCACCGCTTAACATTCTGCTTGCATAATAAATTGGATGCATCAGTTTATCCTTTCGCtgccccaagactgctcctatgGCATAGTCACttgcgtcgcacatgagctcaaatggttgctcccagttagGTGTAACAATGatgggtgcagtcaccaatctcttcTTCATCTCCTCAAATGCCAACCTACAATCATTAGAAAACAAAAAAGGGTGATCCTTTTTAAGGAGTTTTCATaatgggttagcaattttggagaaaTCTTTTATGAATCGCCTGTAGAACCCGACGTacccaaggaaacttctcaccGCCTTGACTGAAGTGGGCGGTGGTAGTTTTTCAATCacgtcaaccttagcatggtcgacctcaattcctttactggacactcgatgccccagGACTATCCCTtcctgtaccataaaatggcGCTTCTCCCAGTTCAAcactaaatttgtctccacacatcttttgagcactcttCTTAAGTTGTGAAGACAGTCCTCGAATGAATCTCCCAccacggagaaatcatccataaagacctccataatatcctccaccatgtctgtgaaaatggctaacatgcaTCGTTGAAATGTCGTCGGTGCATTGCAAAGCCCAAAGGCATTCTCCAAAAGGCGAAGATGCCATACAGACAAGTGaaggatgttttctctctatcttcgggGGCTATgatatctgattgtaccccgaatatccatccaagaaatagAAGTGCGATTGCCCGGCTAgcctgtccaacatttggtcaatgaaaggcaAGGGAAAGTGGTCCTTCCGGGTGGCTGTGTTCAATTTCAGTAATCCATGCAAATCCACCATCCCGTGACTGTACGAGTTGAGATCAACTAATTGTTCTCATTTTGCACAGCAGTCATTCCCCCatttttcggcacacattggacAGGGCTGACCCAattgctatcagagatggggaagatgattcccgcatctaaccatttgatcacttcctTTTTACTACCTCTTTCATGTTCGGGTTCAGCCTTcgttgatgttctctggaaggtttgtgcccttcttccaagagaatcttgtgcatacagaaggctgggctgataccctttatgtctgtCATGGTCCAGCCAATGGCAGTCTTACTTTCCTGCAATACCTGTAAGAGCTGTTCTACCTGTACATCTAGCAAACCGGATGATATAATAACAGGAAAAGTAGAATTGGGGCCTAAGAAAATGTACCTGAGGTGAGCTGGGAGCGGCTTCAGCTCCAACTTGGGTGGTTCCTCTACTGATGGCTTTGCTAGAGGTGTAGCCCTTTTTTCTAACTCAAGGGActcgaactgaggttccctttTCCAGAATCCTTGGCCTTCAAGTGCCATGACCCACTCAGCTAACCATTCaccatccatctcttctaaatttgTCAGACATACCTCCAATGGATCTTTAGCAGTCAGGGTCACATCATCTTCTTACAGGATCACATCCACTGCCTCCACTAGAGAGCAATTAGCATATTCACTGGGTCTCCTCATAGATTGCTGAACATTGAATATGACTTCTTTATCGTTCAGTCTCATTTTTAATTCCCCAGTCTCACAATCGATCAgtgctctcccagtggccaaaAATGGCCTACCTAAAATGATAGGTATCTCCTCATCTACctgacagtccagaataacaaAGTCTGTAGGGAACATGAACTTCCCCACTTGCACCAAACACATCATCAAGAATCCTAGTAGGCCTTTTTACCGTGCGGTCAGCCAGCTGCAGTAGCATCGAAGTcggtctagctctgccaatgccTAGTTTGGTGTGTATAGCCAGAGGCATCAAATTTATGTTGGCtccccaaatcacataatgccTTTGCAAAGGCATAACTCCCAATCGTGCATGGAATAGTGAAGCTACCTGGGTCGGACATCTTTTGAGCCATTGGTTTGGTCACTACTGCGCTGCAGGTCTACGTTAGAGTCATTGTGGataggtcctgaaaatcaaaattcCGTGACATTAGGTCTTTCATCATCTTCGCATAACCTGGCATCTCCCTCAAGGCATCTATCAAAGGAATATTCAACTGAATTTGACGCagcatctccatgaatttcttgtattgatcttccttcttttgttttaccagtctctgagggaatggtgcaggtatcaccctttgtgcactTCTTGCTAGCTTCTTTCTGTTAGGGTTCTATGGTACAAGAGGCACCACTTGTTCTGCAACTTGTTCATTTACATTAGCCTTACCCTTTTCATCTTGACCCGGTTCAACCACCACTTCAGtcagatttgttggttcatcTACCTCTAGTGGAGTTTGAGTGGCTGGCGTAGTCTCTTTGCTGGCTTGTGCAACCTCCTGCTCTTTGTCTAAATCTCTCCCATTCTGGAAACTTACTGCCATCAGCTGATTCGGGTTTTGCTCCTTGGGGTTAATATTTGTATCCGCTGGCAATGTTCCCTGGGGGCGGTTATTTAAAGCCATAGACAACTGCCCCAACTGAGTTTCAATGTTCTTTATAATTGAATCATGTACTGCCaacttttcttgcatcttacCATTTGTCCCAATGAGTTGCTAGAGCATCCCCCTGATCTCTACCATGTTGTTATCTTGCTGTTGAGTAAGTGGATGATATGTCAACTGTTGCTGGTTCTACTGTGGGTAGCCATGTTGTCTATGGTGGTATGGCGCCATTTGGCCTTGAGCTTGCATGCCCCCAGGCTGAGGCATGTTGGGTCTGTATTGCTGATTTGGTGTCGGTCTCCACTTCTGTCCTCCTTGTCTCTGACCTCCAAAGTTGTtaacataattcatatcttcccTTGCCCCTTGATTTTCACCTTCTCCGCTCCATGAACACACATAAGACTGATTAACACAGGGTGTACACAATCCTCCATTTGTTGTGTCAACAATATGCACTTGTTTGGTACACATCTCATCTATCTTCTTTGTCAAAATACTCATCTGAGTCATGAGTGTGGCCATATTTTCTGCATGCAAATTATTTGGGTCAAGAGGAATTGAATGCACTATGGGTGCCAGTGTTGTACCTCTAGTCATCCACCCCGAATtctgggacatcttgtcaagaaggATTTTGCACTCGGTGAATGTCTTACTCAAAAATGCACCTCCAGCTgaagcatccacattggcctttaGATTGTCAGCTAACCCCATGTAGAACCTCTGGCCAAGCATCTAGTTTGGAATGCCATAGTGAGGACACTTCACTAACATCCCTTTAAATCTTTCCCAAGTTTCTTGCAAAGTCTCAGTCGGTTGCTGCTTGTACTGCAATATTTCATCAATCTGCCTTGCAGTCTTGTTGGGCGGGTAGAACTTATTCAGGAACTGCTTTACTAATTCCTCCCAGGTGACAATGGAAATTATTGGGAGCGAATTCAGCTAAGTCTGAGCTTCCCCAGTCACAGAGAATGGGAACAGTAATAGCTTGATAGCTTCTGGGGTCACATTTGGCTGTCTTTGAGTCACACAAATTGACAGAAAATTTTTCAAATGTTGCTGAGGGTCTTCAATGTGTGACCCGGAGAACAATCCCTTATTCTGCAGCAGATGCAGCATGTTGTTAgtgatctggaatgtctccgCTTGAATTGCGGGCACAGCTATGGCAGTTGCCAGGTTGTCAGTTGTGGGTTGAGCCCAATCATAAAGTgtagcttctggcacaagaggtgccaccactcTAACGTTTGGGTCAGCTGGCTCATCCCTGATGTTGACGTTGACGTTCTCTATGCCACCCATGTCAATTTCAAGCTGGTGTGGTTGTTGTGATTGTTGGATCCTCTTGTTGGCACAGTTCAATGCCCTGAATGTTTTCTCGGGGTCTGAAAGTCCTTCAAGCAGTTCTCCAGTCCTCGAAGaatttctaggcatacacctgaatTCCACAAGAGTTCAAATGTTAGAATTTCAATGAAAATTGTTTAACACCTTTGGAAAttgatttgaactaataattttaacactaattcaaagttgtaataaataacaccgttagttccccggcaacggcgccaaaatttgataacgcccaactatgccttttaaaggacaaagcggtcgctgcaaatataatctggttttaAGTCCGGAATCGAATCCTCACGGAACTAACCTATCTATAACACTCTTCGAcaatgttattatcaactcaatcaatctctagatgcaagatttttgCTCAATTAAGATTGggtttttgtttaactacttcaaATACTATGAAAAAATAACAGTAAGCTAAaacaaagataattcaatggtaaaaaggtcttgggcagtgatttccccaattgctagtttaggtcttgactcttccgctataatctcgccgtaatactctatgaggattaagagttatgggttatcgtaattatctctcgatcaactaaaataatttactagagcattctctcgaactactctagctgacaatATGTGTGCAATTCTAAATTATCCTACCAAAGTTCTGTTATCTCtaaacccacttttaagttcaagtaatgaatctcttcaattacccaaaagtggtaTTGTTCAACAGCTGTCTAACCTAATACTCTTTATCAAGCAATATAAGgtaattagacacgattaatcaagggctcattcaattaatcaccatacaaaacgtagttgaacaatcatatcataaatccggctcgattataacaacttgagtcaaaacttcaaccaacaattggttccatcaaccctagataaatgtttagctactcataacaaaataagaggaaactactaaattgttcataatgtaaaattgcaagaattaaaaggagatagaaaaactctaatgttttgTTAATCTTCTCACACTTCTTCTTGCCTCCAAatatagtttttttaaaaaaaacttggaATAATCTTGGGCGAGTTTCTAAAGTTTATAAGGGTTTACAAAAGTTTCCCCGAAATTACACTTTGATCCTCAAACTTCCAGCAGCATGAACAGTGCACGGCGGTCGCGATCGACCGCGGTGAGAGCTGACCTTTCTGCCTCACGATTTTAATCTATCGCGGTTcaccgcggttctaccgcggtcgcggtggactTCTTGCCCAGTCCATTTTCTGCTTCTTAGTGCTCGGGTACTTCTCGAGTGGgcgttttcttcacattatcgccTCCAAAACACTTCATGTTGCTTCCTCTCATATAATATTCCGTGCGAAACAAAAGAACACTATTCAGAGCATTTTGTGGGTAATTTatctataaaacaacaataaagtatggtcatattaaggtgtaaatatcaactATATAGCCTACTATTAACTCTAATACCACTTGTCGggataaaaaaataatttgagcTGCTAGTTagatgaaatatatatatttacacaTAATTTGACACAATACTTAGGTAAATCATAGAATTATTGAATACTGATAGATGACTACTTCCTTCCTTCAAAGTCAAGACCAAATGTGGTGATTTTTGAGCCACCCTGATCTTTATTACCACATTAGATTACATTTGATTAGCTTCAGTTATCGTGTACATGaggcatatttttttttttggtcattaTCATATATAATGGAAGGTCAGGCTCAAAGTGTATTTTTGCTCATGTGGTAATAACATCGTGACTTTGACTTTGTAACGAAGGTGCTTGTTTcatttaaaaacaaaaaggagTTTCTTTATCCTTCAACACATGATAATTTTTTCTAGGGATTTTTACCTACctataccatatatcaaaccttattaccctcaatgcTTAAGATTTGTGTTTATTATATTTAAGCATACCAAATTACCATTTCtataccataattcaaattaggAATATAATTAAGGGTTCGTTTATATTAGGCATAATTATAGGATTGTATCTTCCcactttctctttcctttcatcTCAACTGTTCACAACACACACAGCTCACGATGCTCCTATGCTTCCTCTCATTGATCATCCCCAACTGCCCACCACCGTCGAAGAATATCATATTTTCAGATTcacaagaaaattttaaattctttgatCGAACCGCTTGAATTCCCACTGAAAATAATAATGGCAGAGAGTTCGAAATTCTTtgacctctttttttttggcAGTGGTTGAAGGTTACTGGTTAACACAGTcgattgaaaaagaagaagaagaagaagaagaagaagaagaagaagaagaagacatatttccagaatttgtagatattttgtagtcaaattgtagtcaaattagaaaaattgtagataaattgtagactgttttttgcagaagattttgtagaagctttagtcgttttggatttgtgaaaacagaaaataatgcatctacaatcagaatacaaataatctataatttatctacaagatatctacaaaatagatacactgaattttaatatccaaattctcatttcaattgtagcataattgacattttcgacataattgtagaagatttgtagaagttttagtcttcccaatctacaattcatctacaatttatctataatttatctacaatatatctacaattctacaatttaactacaatttctggaaatacgtcttcttcttcttcttcttcttcttcttcttcttcttcttcttcttcttcgagtttcaatctaaaattcagtcaaaaccaagtctaatcttcaccaaaacccctccaaattgagatataaactcctaaacatattctgaattatttacaacaacacccaattcaaacaaataatgatttttgaaaatccaaatttgaattcaaagctttcaagctttttaatggctatcaatggtggaaaatatatggaagaacagatgaagatgaagatgaagatgaggatGAAGAACAGAAATCTCCTTTCCGTTTGATTACTAAAGCTTCAGTAGCTTGCGTTTTTTGAGAATTGTAGTTGAGTGAGAGAAGAGAGATCTCTTTCCGTTGAGGAAGGAGAGAATTACGCAGCAATTCGAATTTAATGTTGACAGAATCACACGCAGATCTGGTGCCTTCATTTTAGCGCGTTTTTTATGGCAAAATCTACCTATTTTTGGATTGGTATATAATTTGTAGTAAAAGTGTGGACTACACGGGTAAATAATAAATTATGAATATTTTTGGTAATAAggtttgatatatggtatagataggtaaaaatcttttttttctaaTTGCTTCATCGGTTAAGTCGGACACATTACTCTTACCGCAAAAGTCATTCTTACACTAACCTCGATGGTAGCATCTTCGATTCTTTCCATTTTCTCAAGATAATAAGAATGGAATAGCCTATAAATGATGTCAATCATAACGTATTATTCACCATCTTTTTATTAATTCCACAATGACTAAATTGTACTGAGAATGCACGTGGAATTCATGTATTTCTAAATCAAGTTTTTGTGAATATCCAATTAATTCCTTCATATCTTAGTACGTGAATCTCAAATCTATTCACATCCTACTCCTACATTCATTTATCATTCACAAAAACTGTAATGTTAGAAACTAAAAGGGCTGGAACTTTAATTTGAATAAactagagaaaaaagaaaaggaaaatcagaataCAGACGAAATTAAATTACTGTTGATAGAAAAAAATTGAGAATGTGGAGGGTGTCCCTCCTCTTTCATTATTGTGTCGTTTCTGCACCACAGGAAATAAACAACTGTACATAAGTCTTTCCCCCTTTGCGTCTGCTTCCAACTGACACTCCTACATACACACATTGCAATTAACAGTTACatttggaaaaaagaagaaagcaagaagaaaaggaaaagaaagaactGAAAGAGCACCAAAAAGTAGTCCCATTAAGTCTTTTTGCTTCAAATCTTGAACTTTTGTTGAATCCCTTTTAAATGCTTTCAAGTAATTTTCTTCTTTTGCTCAATCTATAAGTTAAAAAAGACAGTTTTTAGGGTACTAAAAAATGTCAACTTTTGACACTGCTATCACTGACATAGAGGCAAATGGCAGTGGTGACAATGCTAATCTTCGCCGTCATCACCGCCGTCAACGGCGCCGGCGCCGGATACGGAGACCATCTATGGCAGGGAGCAGCGAGACGACTACTGATGGCAGCTTCCGGTTCTCTGATTCTGATTCCGACCAGTCTTGGCACTCCCCTTTAGGCTCTGTGGCAGGTCGGTCCTACCGTTTCGAGGAATGTGGGTCCTCTATGAGGACTGAGGGCAATTTGGTCAATTGTGAGCAGAGCAAGAGATCAGGGGCTTGTGGTTTAGTGGCTGATGAAGAGATTGATTTGGAGAGTGGTGAATTGGAGTTGAAGGTGCATAATAAAGAAGAGAAAAGTTGTAGAATTTGTCATTTGAGTTTGTTGAAATGTGGTGGCATTGGTGATGATGACCAACTCTTAGAACCCTCTGGAGGAATGGCAATTGAATTGGGCTGTTCTTGCAAAGGTGATTTGGCTGCTGCTCACAAGCACTGTGCTGaaacttggttcaaaatcaaggGAAACACGTAAGTTCCCCCTAGTTTAATGcctctgtattcccttgttctagtTCCGGTTTTTATTAGCTTGTCTTGTATAAGTTAATAACAATGTGATCTTTACGCTGCTTTTTGCCAAATAAAATTTGATGTAGGAAGTATAGTTCTTATGTGTTTTTCATGATTATAGTATGTTTCTATGAATGCAGAAATGCTATAGGCTACTTTTGTCTCATTAGAATTGCGAAATGAATCATGTGGAAGATTAACTTCTACCCTTTGGAATTGCTAGAGTACCCTTTTCTTGATACTCTTTTCTTAGGTGATGTCTGAAGACAATTCTCTCTTCTAGTTTAGAGCTCTTTCCACAGTTAGTTCCTTTGTCCAGGGTGTATTTACAGAATTTCCTATGGCATCATTGTACAACAATGTACAATTTTGAGATGGTCTGTGGCACAGTTTGCCTACTTTAAGGTTAAATTTGGAGTACGTGAAGTAAAGTCATCTAGTGGTTCGGTTGTTCTGTGGTTTACTCCTCTTTGTTTGAGACAACCAAGATTCCGTTTTTGTTTATGTTCTTTGAGGTACTTAGTGATAGATGCACTCAGGTTTCTTACTTTGTTTATTGAGCCTCCAAGGAACATTGTTTTGGCTTTCCTGAGCAGGTTGAAAATTATTGTTCTCCTTGCATGCTGGGTATCAAACATATTGGTTCTTCAAAGCACTAAATTTTGATTGATACTGTGGTATTATCAACTGTGGTACATATTTGTTGAAGGGACAGAAGTTCTCATAATTTATAGTATCTCACTGCTCCTAATTTAGTATCTTCAGACTCCAGCACATCTTAAACTAGATCCTAATCTTTTTGCCTGTGGTTGATAAATGTCATGGAAGACTGGATATAGAAAATAAATGATCTTGAAAAGTATATCCTGCATTCTATGGCCTGGTTTGATTATAAAGCACATATTTACAAGAAAAAACTGATTTGAGCTATTAGTTTTGTCATTTCCTCTTATGCATCATCCAAAAGTGTTGAAGTCTTTGCATGTTCTTTTCACATAAAATGTTTCACCTGTCTCTGCACCTATAGTTCTGTTTTATCGTCATGTTTCATTACCTGCCTTTTGAGCTACATTTGCTTCCGATGAGGTATCTGTGCCGTGTTGCTTATTTTCCATTAAACACATTGGAAAGCCAAGGTCGTTATATGGTTTCATTTAGGAGGGGTGGCATCAATGTATATGCAGTGGCATGTTGGTCAGGAAGGATAGGCGCTGAGGCCAGAGAGTACCTTTTCTGCTATGTCATCTCTCTTCTGAGACTTTAGCTTCGATTTTAGTATGTAGTAATTGGTTTATAAGCCAAATGAAACATCTGCAATCACAAAGCAAAGTGTATGTAGTCCCTCCCTATGTAACTTGACTTATCTTCTTACTATGATCCAGCATTTGTGAAATCTGTGGTGCGACAGCACTGAACGTTACCGGAGGGCAGGCAAATGAAGCCAACAATGCTACAATAACCACCATGGGAGTATCAAATGCACCTGTAGTCCTTTCTGAAACCCGAAGATTCTGGCATGGGCGACGCGTCATAAATTTCCTGCTTGCATGCATGATTTTTGCCTTTGTCGTTTCATGgctttttcacttcaaaatattCCCCTGAAGTTTGTTTGAGATCATCCTGGCAGTACTTGTTTTGATTGACATCACTAACAACTCAACCCCGGGGGATTTATGATGTAGAGGTATATTTGGCTGAGGAATTTTCAGCTGTTATTTGAGTTGCGGAGTTATATccaagggtaggggtaaggctgcgtacatctcaccctccccagatcccaaaATACACagtcgttattgttgttgttgttgtagttataTCCAAGGCAATGGAGGATTTTGATAAATGTCATGTGCTTCTCAAGAGCGTTCCTTCAcgataattatttgagaaaatgacTTGTAACTGGGAATGGAAGATGACAAAGAGGAACAGTGACTTATTTGTTCGTCAAACCCTTCACAAGGAAAGAATTCTTACCAGCTAGGAGCGAACTCCATATCCATGTTGAAATCTCATCTGTATCCATGTTCCAAATTAAGCTGTGGTGATGATGCAGCGTATCTGTTATATTTCAATATTgcactttctgtacaaatatttCATGGTGCTTACTTGTGTGTTCATGTTTTCCTGTTCCAAGTGTGTTCCAATCAATGAACCTTGCACTGCAAATCGTTTGTGGAGGGTTCTTTTATATTTGATCATACTGTAAAACGATATTGTGGATTTCAGTTGACTTTTGAAAGTTCTGAACTTCTGATCCTTTATATTCTTTATATTCAATTGGTTTCATATTTCCCCCATAAGTGTAATTAGCTTGCCATACCAGGAGTCTAGAAGCACTGGCAAAGCATGTGTTTGGAGAAGCAGTTCTCAAGCAACTGGAACAATATTATGGTGTTTGTTTGAGTTTTGAGAAACTGAGTTTGCACCATACTGAGGTGTTGAGACTTGAGACCATGGAACTAACTTCTAGAATTTCTCGGATTTCATTACAGACTTCTCTATAAGTTTATTACAGTGGAGATAATACTAGTTCAAAAACAGTTTTGATGCTTGCCAATACAGATCACTTTGTGCTTTGGAGTACTTCTTCAAGTTGACATATCGTTATCTCCGTGCAGCTACCATAGCTGATGTTAGAATATCTCACATTGGTTGAGGGAATGCGATGTGCAGTCTCCTTATATTGGTTGAGGGTATGCGATGTTGTCTCCTTATATGGTTTTAGGTAATCACCACCTCATAAGTTTGTGATTGAATTAGGTTCAATATACATTTTCTTTTACAGTTTACAGGTTGGATCAGGGAACACTTTAGGCTGTTTACCTATAACTGAGGTGCTGACATTAATATCTTGTAGTGCATAAATCTTGGTTGCAGTTGCAATAGTCACCACAATTACATGGGCAAATGATCAAATTGCCATCCTTCCTTTCGGAGGAGTTAAAAGAAATACTATGATGGTTCCGTTGCTTTATATgtttaatttttcctttttatttttttttctctgaaACTCGTACAATAACTACCAAAGGTAGAGATGCACCAGCTCTCCCAAATAGAAGCAGCAGAATGAGAAATTAATCACACGTGCTCTAATGGATGTTATGAAGAAAACTTGTGTGCTGATATTGATGATTCATGAAAGGTGATATGTACAATGACTTTTTTGTGTAGAAGTTATATTCAACATTTACTGTTTCATTCTTCTGAAATCTAAGGAGGAGCCATCTTTGAGTGTTTCCCGGGCATCTGAGTCCATTCCGAGGGTGAACAGTGCAGCTGCTTGAAGATAGAAAGCAGTTGGCCAATTGGAAAATTGTACTTGTGCTTGCATTGCATCTGCAAGAGCTTCTTGTGGCTTGTCACTCATTAGATAACATAACGAGCGCCTTGCCAGCACAGTTGGGGACTTAACATTTCCACCCTCAAGAAACTGCAGTGCAAACAAAAAGAAGCTGTTTGATCAATACTCAATTTTAGATGGCAGCTATATACACATCAATCCCAAACAAGTCGGGATTGGCTATATTAATCCTCACTGACCGACCATGTAGCTCTATTTAAGCTCATCTTAGACCAATAAGTTCTCTATATTTTCTACTGGGATACAAGACTAAAAGATCCCTAGAAAAGATGGGACCTAAAATAAACGTACTAACATGATCCCTAGCTAATAGGTCATATGACAGTTTTTAAGTTAGAAACAGGAGAGGTGCATGCCTTATGCGTTTCTAAATTACCTCTGTGTAACATTTGATTGCAGTAGTAAAATTTTTATCTCGAAAAGCAGAATCGCCAGACTTCCTAGAGTTGAGGGTTTCTTGTATTTGATTAGCCCACATCTGAAATGAAAGCTGCAAAAGGAAAAAGAGTTTCACCACAGTAATGGCATTCTAATTTGCTAGACATGAGAGAATGACATGTTCACTTTTAGTTTCATTACAGCAAGTTAAACATGGACAAAAAGGAAAACTGCCTTTCCTGACCTCATTAGCGATGCCCTCGTCCTCTTTGTATCCAGCCTTTTCTAAAATATCTTGTATGGCAGTTAAGTCTAATCTCGAACAAGCCTCACCAAGAGGTGTTAAAGGTACTTGGGAGGGTGAGGTGGTTTCACGAGCAATACTCATGAGAACGTGTGATGGAGCCTGCAGAGTCAAATAACATGTCAGTTTTCTCCCATGTAATTAATTACATTACAACATACGAAAGGACTAATTATTATACATacatctttttctttctgaagagATGTTAGAGAGGTGAGAAGAGATTTCACATTTGGCCTGTCATGAGGTTCGTGTTGCAAACAACGCGAAGCAAGTTGCACTAACTCACTCCCATCGTCATTTGAGAAGTGACCTTCCAAGCAAGAATCGATAAGCATCAGAAAATTCTTTCCCCGTATGAGGTCAAGTGCCTGCATATCAATTTTGAAACTATTTAGGATTGAGGGAATGATTGAATAAACATAAACAGTGCATGTTTAAGAGAAGTAACTGAAATCGAAgaataacacacacacacacacatatatatatatagtttcgtGAAAATTATAACTTCAAACCAGCTCTAAAACTGAAGAAAACTCAACTCCACGCTACTAACATCTGAGTGTTTATCATCATATATATCCTATTGTGCATAGGAAGCAGTTATCAAGCACAATAtccttttctgtttttaaaattttggaaCAGGTCAAACAAGCACTTACGTGGCTAGGAGGAATATGCTTCCCGCTAAGAAGATCAAGCAACAGGGCGCCAAAACTGTAAACTACACTCTCTGGGGTCACCTTACCTGCCATTACAATCACGTTAAAACATTGAATCAAATAACTGCATTGAAAAAGATGG
Above is a window of Nicotiana tabacum cultivar K326 chromosome 8, ASM71507v2, whole genome shotgun sequence DNA encoding:
- the LOC107813976 gene encoding uncharacterized protein LOC107813976, with the protein product MSTFDTAITDIEANGSGDNANLRRHHRRQRRRRRIRRPSMAGSSETTTDGSFRFSDSDSDQSWHSPLGSVAGRSYRFEECGSSMRTEGNLVNCEQSKRSGACGLVADEEIDLESGELELKVHNKEEKSCRICHLSLLKCGGIGDDDQLLEPSGGMAIELGCSCKGDLAAAHKHCAETWFKIKGNTICEICGATALNVTGGQANEANNATITTMGVSNAPVVLSETRRFWHGRRVINFLLACMIFAFVVSWLFHFKIFP
- the LOC107813974 gene encoding serine/threonine-protein kinase BSK5-like translates to MGARCSNLCFCLWPSNIKSHVLYTSDIEKWAENEQLNLPAFREYGLEELKAATSTFSVNNIVSEHGEKAPNVVFKGQLDGNGRWIAIKRFHSSAWPDSRQFLDEAKAVGQLRSKRLANLLGCCCEGDERLLVAEFMPHETLSKHLFHWDNQPLKWAMRLRVALYLAQALDYCSSKGRELYHDLNSYRVLFDQDCDPRLSCFGLMKNSRDGKSYSTNLAFTPPEYLKTGKVTPESVVYSFGALLLDLLSGKHIPPSHALDLIRGKNFLMLIDSCLEGHFSNDDGSELVQLASRCLQHEPHDRPNVKSLLTSLTSLQKEKDAPSHVLMSIARETTSPSQVPLTPLGEACSRLDLTAIQDILEKAGYKEDEGIANELSFQMWANQIQETLNSRKSGDSAFRDKNFTTAIKCYTEFLEGGNVKSPTVLARRSLCYLMSDKPQEALADAMQAQVQFSNWPTAFYLQAAALFTLGMDSDARETLKDGSSLDFRRMKQ